Below is a genomic region from Desulfomicrobium escambiense DSM 10707.
TCGACCAACATGCTGGAAAGACTCAATGAAGAGATCAAACGTCGGACCTTGGTTGTCAGGATATTTCCCAATGAAGAAAGCTGTCTACGTTTAATCCGAGCCCTTGCGGTAGAGACGCATGAGAACTGGATCGAGGCAAACAGATACCTGGATATGAGCCTGCTCACAGAGTTAAAGAAGAAAGCATTGATGGAACTGGTTGCTTAATGGAGAACGCATCTGGCGACCTCCGACGAGCTCTGGGTGGGCCCATTCTCGGTCGCCAGCTGCTTGAGGTTACCCATCATGTCGTGGAAGAATTTGCAGAACTTGACGCACACAACTGGAGACGGTTTATGGGATGCTTCGGGGATCCCTTGGATGGCAGAGACGTCCACCGATAGCGGCTGGGATCCTGCCTGGTCGATCGCGACAGCGGGGCGTGATGAAGGTGGGAAAATCTGCGAGAGAAAAGTACTGAATTGGACGCCTTCTCTAGGGAGTGGCGTCCTTTTTCAGTTCTGGGCAAGTATCTTCAGGAGTTTTTGTGTTATCCCGGAAATGTCGAACCTGGAGACGACGGTCTGTCTTGCCTTTTGAGCCATTTGCTTGAGAAGTTTCTGATCGTTGAGCAATATTGATACGTATTCTCCCCACTCATGCTCGCTCTCGACAAGAAATCCGTCCACGCCATGCGATATTATTTCCTTATTGAATCCGACTGATGATGCGATAGGTACAACTCCACATGACATATATTGCAGTATTTTAAATCCACATTTTCCGCGTGTATACGGCGTGTCACTGAGGGGCATCAATCCAACTGTAAAATTTTGAAGCTGGAAAAGCTCTTTTTCAGGAGCCCATGCGTCATAAATGGAGAACTTTGAAAGGGTGCCCGTGGGGGGCGCATTGGATACGATTTGTATTGGGTTTCCGGTTACAGCCTGTATTTGTTCTGCGATATTTTGCAGGCCTGAAAGATAGCTCGAAGTTCCCATCCATCCGACTGTGAATTTTCTGATGCGGATGTCTGAAGTGCAGGGGATATACGCAATCGTGTCGAGGGGGGTGGGCAGTACGGCAACGGACGCCGCTCCGTGCGCAGCTTCAGCGAGATAAGAATTGCCAGCGATGACGATGTCGGCATGGGTGACGTTTTTTTTGAAATTACCCCATTTTTTGCCGCTTCCAGGCGCAGAAGCCTCGTCCTGATCGGTCCATATCGCATCGTCGAAATCGAAGACGACTTTTCTGGATAAAATCTTCAGTGCATATATTTCTGCTACAGAAAGTATTCTTTTCTGTATTATGCAAATATCGAATTTTTTTTTCGCATATATCTTTTTCGAAAAGAATCGTATTCTATCAAATATTGTTTTTGGATATCTTGATACATCCACGTCTATGCCGTATTTTATTATTTCTTTCGCAATTGGTATGACGCGATATCTCACGCTCGGAAGCGTATCTTTTCCTTGTGTTAACCATAATATAGATTTTATTGTCATTTTAATTGATATTCGATTGTAAAGAATTTTGTGAAGTCAGGATAAAGTATGTGGATTTTGGTGTGACGAAAAAAGGATGTGTCCAAGTCCCGATGTCCTATTATATTTTTTGGCCACGGCATATTCAAGTTGTTCTTGGGTGCCACACAATGAAAATTTTTGTTTTGCCCTGGTCAGGGCCGTGTATAGG
It encodes:
- a CDS encoding transposase, yielding STNMLERLNEEIKRRTLVVRIFPNEESCLRLIRALAVETHENWIEANRYLDMSLLTELKKKALMELVA
- a CDS encoding glycosyltransferase, giving the protein MRYRVIPIAKEIIKYGIDVDVSRYPKTIFDRIRFFSKKIYAKKKFDICIIQKRILSVAEIYALKILSRKVVFDFDDAIWTDQDEASAPGSGKKWGNFKKNVTHADIVIAGNSYLAEAAHGAASVAVLPTPLDTIAYIPCTSDIRIRKFTVGWMGTSSYLSGLQNIAEQIQAVTGNPIQIVSNAPPTGTLSKFSIYDAWAPEKELFQLQNFTVGLMPLSDTPYTRGKCGFKILQYMSCGVVPIASSVGFNKEIISHGVDGFLVESEHEWGEYVSILLNDQKLLKQMAQKARQTVVSRFDISGITQKLLKILAQN